The following proteins are co-located in the Takifugu flavidus isolate HTHZ2018 chromosome 16, ASM371156v2, whole genome shotgun sequence genome:
- the acvr1l gene encoding activin receptor type-1 → MDRCSVHVLLLLLLLRGLQASAEGSDGQLSCLCDKCHQATQCHGTQCFSSIKIGGSGVAFERGCLMDPEKIRMHCSTPSSFHYAILCCSQEMCNSNTTARSLMLLLPTAPEGEPVRYGVETLVLFILGPVVVLALLSLVSVLACRRFHHGRLQRLQEFDTEQGAIDGLITSNVGDSTLADLLDHSCTSGSGSGLPFLVQRTVARQISLMECVGKGRYGEVWRGQWQGENVAVKIFSSRDEKSWFRETEIYNTVLLRHENILGFMASDMTSRNSSTQLWLITHYHENGSLYDYLQRVAVETTEGLAMAASVACGLVHLHTEIFGTEGKPAIAHRDLKSKNILVTKELRCCIADLGLAVTHSQADNLLDVGNNPKVGTKRYMAPEVLDESIQTDCFDAYKRVDIWAFGLVLWEIARRTYSNGIVEEYKPPFYDQVPSDPSFEDMRKVVCVEQQRPFIPNRWFSDSTLSALVKLMKECWYQNPSARLTALRIKKTLDKIHSSLEKGKES, encoded by the exons ATGGATCGATGCAGTGTCcacgtcctgctgctgctgctgctgctgcggggccTGCAGGCATCAGCTGAAGGTTCAG ATGGACAGCTGTCCTGCCTGTGTGATAAATGCCACCAGGCCACCCAATGCCACGGGACCCAGTGTTTTTCCTCCATTAAAATCGGGGGCAGCGGGGTGGCGTTTGAGCGTGGCTGCTTGATGGACCCAGAGAAGATCCGTATGCACTGCTCAACGCCTTCCTCCTTCCACTACGCCATTTTATGCTGCTCCCAGGAAATGTGCAACAGCAACACCACCGCACGCTCACTGATGTTGCTACTTCCTACAG CCCCTGAAGGAGAGCCAGTTCGGTATGGGGTGGAGACTTTGGTTCTGTTCATACTCGGCCCAGTGGTGGTTCTGGCTCTGCTGTCTCTGGTATCGGTTCTCGCATGCAGACGGTTTCATCACGGTCGTCTACAGAGGTTGCAGGAGTTTGATACCGAACAGGGAGCCATAGATGGTCTCATCACCTCCAACGTGGGGGACAGCACTTTAGCG GACTTGTTGGACCACTCGTGCACATCAGGCAGTGGGTCAGGTTTGCCGTTCCTGGTCCAGAGAACGGTGGCGCGGCAGATCAGTCTGATGGAGTGTGTGG GTAAGGGCAGGTACGGGGAGGTGTGGAGGGGCCAGTGGCAGGGGGAGAACGTGGCTGTGAAGATCTTCTCATCACGAGATGAGAAGTCCTGGTTCAGAGAGACGGAGATCTACAACACTGTGCTGCTCAGACACGAGAACATCCTGG GCTTCATGGCGTCTGACATGACCTCTCGTAACTCCAGCACACAGCTGTGGCTCATTACCCATTACCACGAGAACGGTTCCCTTTATGACTACTTGCAGCGTGTGGCGGTGGAGACGACCGAGGGCCTGGCGATGGCGGCGTCGGTCGCGTGCGGCCTGGTGCACCTGCACACGGAGATCTTTGGCACAGAGGGGAAGCCCGCCATCGCACACAGGGACCTGAAGAGCAAAAACATCCTGGTTACTAAGGAGCTGCGCTGCTGCATCGCAGACCTGG GTCTGGCTGTCACACACTCCCAGGCTGACAACCTGCTGGATGTGGGCAACAACCCGAAAGTGGGCACCAAGCGTTACATGGCCCCCGAGGTTCTGGACGAGAGCATCCAGACGGACTGCTTTGACGCCTACAAGAGAGTGGACATCTGGGCCTTCGGCTTGGTGCTGTGGGAGATAGCGAGACGCACCTACAGCAACG ggatcgtggaggagtacaagcCTCCGTTCTACGACCAGGTGCCAAGTGACCCGAGCTTTGAGGACATGAggaaggtggtgtgtgtggagcagcagaggccgtTCATTCCCAACCGCTGGTTCTCTGATTCG ACGCTCTCTGCTCTGGTCAAACTGATGAAAGAGTGCTGGTACCAGAACCCCTCTGCGAGGCTGACGGCGCTGCGCATCAAGAAGACCCTGGACAAGATCCACAGCTCTCTGGAGAAGGGCAAAGAGTCCTGA